One cyanobiont of Ornithocercus magnificus DNA segment encodes these proteins:
- a CDS encoding ABC transporter ATP-binding protein has product MTLQLNNIGRCIRSSWLVRRLSFSVADGECLALVGPSGCGKSTTLRLIAGLDKPDEGRIWIDGKDVTGQTAADRRVGMVFQSYALFPHLTVAGNLDIGLRIRGVSHTERRERISAVLELMQLGALTNRRPAQLSGGQRQRVALARALLRDPQVFLLDEPMSNLDTQLSDELRPGLRRVIREGRRPAVYVTHDQHEAMAIASHIGVMRHGYLEQLGTPSELYCHPLNTFVASFIGRPQINLLPPNGGVVVGIRPEHIRLCHSGGLRCHLIQREWLGASQLWYLESSRGPLRLVCDGHIPVPETLYVEWKSKDEHHFEPIEGQRLP; this is encoded by the coding sequence ATGACACTTCAGCTTAACAATATAGGGCGTTGCATCAGGAGCAGCTGGCTTGTCCGTAGGCTCAGCTTCTCAGTTGCTGATGGAGAATGCCTAGCTCTAGTCGGCCCTAGCGGATGTGGAAAGAGCACTACGCTTCGTCTGATTGCGGGCCTCGACAAACCAGACGAGGGGCGTATCTGGATTGACGGCAAAGATGTAACAGGGCAAACAGCAGCGGACCGCCGCGTCGGTATGGTGTTCCAGAGCTATGCCCTTTTCCCACACCTAACTGTCGCAGGTAACCTTGACATAGGCCTGCGAATCAGGGGAGTTAGTCATACAGAAAGACGTGAACGAATCTCAGCTGTTCTTGAGTTGATGCAGCTTGGAGCTTTGACTAATCGCCGGCCTGCCCAACTATCTGGGGGTCAGCGCCAACGAGTTGCTCTTGCACGTGCCTTGCTTCGCGATCCTCAAGTCTTTTTGCTGGATGAGCCTATGAGCAATCTCGACACCCAGCTAAGCGACGAGCTCCGGCCTGGGCTACGCCGAGTGATCAGGGAAGGCCGCCGGCCTGCAGTTTACGTCACTCACGATCAACACGAGGCGATGGCAATAGCAAGCCATATTGGTGTTATGCGTCATGGATATCTCGAGCAACTTGGCACACCGTCTGAGCTCTACTGCCACCCGCTCAACACATTTGTCGCTAGTTTTATCGGACGGCCTCAAATTAACCTGTTGCCGCCAAACGGGGGAGTTGTTGTAGGCATTCGCCCCGAGCATATTCGCCTGTGCCATAGTGGCGGGCTCCGCTGCCACTTGATACAGCGCGAATGGCTTGGCGCCTCCCAGCTCTGGTATCTAGAGAGCAGCCGCGGCCCACTGCGTCTGGTGTGTGATGGGCACATCCCTGTCCCGGAGACCTTATATGTAGAGTGGAAATCTAAAGACGAACACCACTTTGAACCTATTGAGGGCCAGCGGCTGCCTTAA
- a CDS encoding carbohydrate ABC transporter permease, with translation MKRSRSIWITLLLIWSLGPLLWQLYTSFTSTSDLVNSSLKTSVSWTLANYRQVLTTDPPFWYYLLNSCIVGVLSTLLTLIIAIPAGYALARVRGSLATFTRLSLLGITLFPYVLLFLALLEIARRFQLGNSLVALSLPYAGLSMPLAVLLLAEAFRDISIDLEDAARIEGLGLWQRLRWVLLPLIRPALGSTAILVFLFAWNEYPIALTWLSQDNLLTVPIAIARIAGSSIYTVPYGAYAASTVLSSTPLIVLVLVFQRQLVSGLTGGAVKE, from the coding sequence ATGAAGCGAAGTCGGTCGATTTGGATAACTCTACTGTTAATTTGGTCTTTAGGGCCACTGCTATGGCAGCTGTATACTTCTTTCACCAGTACTAGTGACCTTGTTAACTCCTCACTCAAGACATCGGTTTCTTGGACCCTAGCAAATTACCGCCAGGTCCTAACTACCGATCCTCCTTTCTGGTATTACTTGCTTAATAGCTGCATTGTTGGTGTTCTATCGACTTTGCTGACACTAATTATTGCCATTCCGGCCGGCTATGCACTTGCTAGAGTACGCGGCAGCTTGGCGACTTTTACGCGTTTGTCACTACTAGGAATTACCTTATTTCCCTATGTACTTTTGTTCCTCGCCTTACTCGAGATTGCAAGAAGATTTCAACTAGGAAATAGCCTAGTGGCTTTGAGTCTTCCTTATGCGGGGTTATCAATGCCACTGGCAGTGCTTTTGCTGGCAGAAGCTTTCCGAGACATTTCAATCGATCTCGAGGATGCTGCCCGAATAGAAGGACTTGGACTCTGGCAGCGGCTGCGCTGGGTGTTGTTGCCACTTATTCGGCCAGCATTAGGGAGCACAGCAATCCTTGTCTTTTTATTTGCGTGGAATGAATATCCAATTGCACTCACCTGGCTAAGCCAAGATAATCTCCTGACAGTCCCAATCGCAATTGCGAGGATTGCAGGATCATCAATCTACACTGTCCCCTATGGTGCCTATGCCGCATCCACAGTACTAAGCTCAACACCTCTAATAGTGCTTGTACTAGTATTCCAGCGTCAGCTTGTCTCTGGTCTTACTGGAGGAGCTGTCAAGGAATGA
- a CDS encoding sugar ABC transporter permease encodes MTGLLLLPAMLLVLLVFGWPLLRYSWLSFHANSVITGLVDIPNQGANWQRLISDERFWQDAGQTIRFAGVSVGTELIFAVAIALLLNQYWRGRSAVRTLTLLPWALPTTVMALGWRWIFNTPYGPLERIVQTFRLAPLNLLADPHVAWIATVIGDIWKTTPFLALILLAGLQMIPTNLYEAFELEGGSTIASLRYITLPLLQPYILLAVFFRLAQAFGVFDLIQVMTGGGPAGSTESLALYAYLNIMRFLDFGYGATIMMGTFIMLVIICLASWLLLTVCQLPLSQRT; translated from the coding sequence ATGACAGGCTTGCTACTATTACCAGCCATGCTGCTGGTGCTACTAGTCTTTGGATGGCCGTTACTGCGCTATAGCTGGTTGAGCTTCCATGCAAACTCAGTAATCACTGGTCTTGTCGATATCCCCAACCAGGGGGCAAACTGGCAACGGTTAATTAGTGATGAACGCTTCTGGCAAGATGCAGGCCAAACAATACGGTTTGCTGGTGTCTCTGTAGGTACCGAGCTTATCTTCGCTGTTGCCATTGCTCTGCTTTTAAACCAATACTGGCGTGGCAGAAGCGCAGTGCGCACCCTAACTCTGTTACCCTGGGCACTTCCTACAACTGTGATGGCGTTGGGATGGCGTTGGATTTTCAATACCCCCTACGGTCCTCTTGAGCGTATTGTTCAGACTTTTAGATTAGCCCCACTTAATCTTCTAGCTGATCCACATGTCGCCTGGATTGCTACAGTTATCGGTGATATATGGAAGACTACACCTTTTTTGGCGCTTATCCTTCTGGCAGGTCTTCAGATGATCCCCACAAATCTCTATGAGGCTTTTGAACTTGAGGGAGGATCTACAATAGCCTCTCTACGCTATATTACGCTTCCACTACTACAACCTTATATACTGCTTGCTGTTTTTTTTCGCCTGGCACAAGCCTTTGGGGTCTTTGACTTAATTCAGGTGATGACAGGCGGCGGACCTGCTGGCAGTACAGAGAGCCTAGCATTGTATGCCTATCTGAATATCATGCGGTTTCTCGACTTTGGCTATGGTGCTACAATAATGATGGGTACTTTTATAATGCTAGTAATTATCTGTTTAGCTAGTTGGCTGTTGCTAACTGTCTGTCAGCTACCTTTATCTCAAAGGACTTAG
- a CDS encoding sugar ABC transporter substrate-binding protein produces MVGSIRAKDIVHISVLMPAPFANSTAELVRKFNREHRGHTVVDVTRGPLDTEAVADLAISSLLLGNSPFDILLIDVTWLPKFAAAGWLQPLDNWFDADDVDSLATGARVGNEWEGQLLRWPLVADMGLLYWRTDLMEKPPATPEELIAVGRKLQQEGKVTHGYVLQGRQYEGLSCVFLEVLEGFGGSWFQSRETVGLDSLASKDAAAWLRSLIVTGVSPQAITNFGESEVLQVFRNGDAAMMRNWPYAWASLQDEESPVKGKVGITTMVARPGQPSTATQGSWGLAMLNSTKHADQAAELIRYLTSVSSQRELFLDHGYTPTSQVVFNDPELLRQSPILSILNVALSRAQLRPTTALYAQVSDVLQRRLSSILTGQQDPDIAMEQVERNSMTILRSAGGRT; encoded by the coding sequence ATGGTTGGAAGCATCCGCGCCAAAGATATTGTCCATATTAGTGTGTTGATGCCTGCACCATTCGCTAATTCTACAGCAGAGCTGGTAAGAAAGTTCAACAGAGAGCATCGAGGACATACTGTGGTCGATGTTACACGAGGTCCTCTAGATACAGAGGCGGTTGCAGATTTAGCAATCAGCAGTCTGTTACTGGGAAATAGCCCCTTCGATATTCTGCTGATTGATGTTACGTGGCTGCCAAAGTTTGCTGCTGCTGGCTGGCTACAACCCCTTGACAACTGGTTTGACGCTGATGATGTCGACTCTCTCGCCACTGGAGCTAGAGTCGGTAATGAATGGGAAGGTCAGCTTCTTCGATGGCCACTAGTTGCAGATATGGGATTACTTTATTGGCGTACTGATCTTATGGAGAAACCACCAGCTACACCAGAAGAATTAATTGCAGTTGGTAGAAAATTACAGCAGGAGGGAAAGGTTACTCACGGCTATGTTCTACAAGGGCGTCAGTATGAGGGTCTGAGCTGTGTGTTTCTTGAGGTGCTTGAAGGCTTTGGAGGTTCCTGGTTTCAGTCGCGTGAAACTGTCGGTCTTGATAGTTTAGCCTCAAAGGATGCAGCTGCATGGCTACGCAGCCTAATCGTGACTGGCGTTAGCCCACAAGCTATAACTAATTTTGGTGAATCCGAGGTATTGCAAGTCTTCCGCAATGGTGACGCCGCCATGATGCGCAACTGGCCCTATGCCTGGGCAAGTTTGCAAGATGAGGAAAGTCCAGTGAAGGGAAAAGTTGGAATTACCACGATGGTAGCAAGACCCGGACAACCCTCAACAGCAACGCAGGGTAGCTGGGGATTGGCGATGCTCAACAGCACAAAGCATGCGGACCAGGCAGCAGAATTAATTCGATACCTCACCTCGGTCAGCAGTCAAAGGGAGCTGTTCCTAGATCACGGTTATACACCTACTAGCCAGGTGGTTTTTAATGATCCTGAACTGCTGCGTCAATCTCCTATATTATCTATTCTGAATGTTGCTCTCTCAAGAGCACAACTAAGACCTACAACAGCTTTATATGCTCAGGTGAGTGATGTGTTACAACGGCGGCTGAGCTCGATTCTGACAGGTCAGCAAGACCCAGATATCGCTATGGAGCAAGTAGAGCGCAACTCGATGACAATTCTGCGCTCGGCAGGGGGAAGGACATGA
- a CDS encoding glucosylglycerol-phosphate synthase translates to MTEASMTVAGESTFILLYHRTPFEETYSESGGRCWVDQKSPNGIIPTLRNLFRSRRAGTWIAWREVEDPSDRSDERIAMTEPSPFLLCRVPLVNEQISSFYHITSKESFWPILHTFPTHFNVNNADWAIFREVNSRFAATACREAAPGALVWVHDYNLWLAPGMIRAQRPDLRIAFFHHTPFPGSDVFSILPWRTEILESLLCCDVVGFHIPRYAENFARAASCLLGASKAPKQPVNARFRARGSALSEPSATPSLHHGDRNVKLVSSPVGTSPDVIYGLLDNLSVQNRAEQIATDTKKGRKLILSASRVDYTKGNEEMLLAFERLLERREDLHGEVVLMLACVAATSGMQIYEVTQRSIEEMAGRINGRFSRIDWTPICFSTRRIPYEEMVAWYSQSDICWITPLRDGLNLVAKEYAAARRNRDGVLVLSEFTGASVVLDEAVLTNPYSQRRMDEAIEKALTMPSEEQRRRMASMTRAVETFTVTDWANEQIRAASSLSAQR, encoded by the coding sequence ATGACAGAGGCTTCGATGACAGTTGCGGGGGAGAGCACATTTATCCTTCTCTATCACCGCACTCCATTTGAAGAGACCTACTCGGAGAGCGGTGGACGTTGTTGGGTAGATCAGAAAAGCCCAAATGGGATTATACCAACTCTTCGAAACCTATTTCGTAGTCGGCGGGCAGGAACCTGGATTGCCTGGCGTGAAGTTGAGGACCCAAGCGACCGCTCGGATGAGCGGATTGCCATGACTGAACCCTCACCATTTCTTCTATGCAGGGTTCCACTTGTCAATGAACAGATTTCCAGTTTCTATCACATCACTTCAAAGGAATCTTTCTGGCCAATCCTTCATACTTTCCCTACCCACTTCAATGTTAACAATGCTGACTGGGCGATTTTCCGGGAGGTGAATAGTCGTTTTGCTGCAACAGCCTGCCGCGAAGCAGCCCCGGGTGCTTTGGTCTGGGTTCATGACTACAATTTATGGCTAGCTCCTGGCATGATCCGAGCTCAGCGTCCTGATTTGCGTATAGCTTTCTTTCACCACACACCCTTTCCTGGCAGCGATGTCTTCTCAATTCTTCCCTGGCGGACTGAAATACTCGAGAGTTTGCTTTGCTGTGATGTAGTTGGGTTTCACATACCCCGCTATGCTGAAAACTTTGCCCGCGCAGCTAGTTGTCTACTAGGAGCTTCTAAAGCTCCTAAGCAACCAGTAAATGCGCGTTTCCGAGCCAGGGGCAGTGCCCTTAGCGAGCCCTCAGCAACACCATCATTGCACCATGGAGATCGAAATGTTAAGCTAGTCTCATCTCCAGTAGGTACCTCACCAGATGTTATTTATGGGCTTCTCGACAATTTGAGCGTTCAGAACCGTGCTGAGCAGATTGCTACAGATACCAAGAAGGGCCGCAAGCTAATTCTCTCGGCCAGCCGTGTTGATTATACCAAGGGCAATGAAGAAATGCTGCTAGCCTTCGAACGACTTCTGGAACGCCGAGAAGATTTGCACGGTGAAGTGGTGCTTATGTTGGCTTGTGTTGCCGCGACTAGCGGAATGCAAATCTATGAAGTTACACAAAGGTCAATTGAGGAAATGGCGGGGCGAATCAACGGACGCTTCAGCCGTATTGACTGGACTCCGATCTGTTTCTCAACACGTAGGATCCCTTATGAAGAAATGGTGGCTTGGTATAGCCAATCAGACATATGCTGGATTACGCCACTGCGTGACGGACTAAATCTTGTCGCTAAAGAGTATGCAGCAGCTCGCAGAAACCGTGACGGTGTACTGGTACTATCAGAGTTTACCGGCGCGTCTGTTGTCCTGGACGAGGCTGTTTTAACCAATCCTTACTCCCAGAGGCGTATGGACGAAGCCATTGAAAAAGCACTCACCATGCCTAGTGAAGAACAGCGCCGACGCATGGCCTCTATGACACGTGCTGTAGAGACCTTTACAGTTACTGACTGGGCTAACGAGCAGATCAGGGCTGCCAGTAGCCTCAGCGCCCAGAGGTAG
- a CDS encoding peroxiredoxin yields MHLRRRKFLTLPLIYLVALGLYPRSLLALGGNAPALQEPAPDFQLPGFSSESPNRDIWRLADFRGQWLALYFYPRDFTGGCTIEARGFENQRQAFAARGCKVVGISADGVDDHESFCSSESLSFPLLSDAGGVVSKLYGSWMPPFSMRHTFLIDPDGMLQASWVAVRPSGHAEEVLAKLTQLQGMTAI; encoded by the coding sequence ATGCACTTGCGCCGCCGTAAATTTCTAACACTACCCCTAATTTATTTAGTTGCTCTGGGCCTGTATCCACGTTCACTACTTGCCCTTGGCGGTAATGCACCTGCCTTGCAAGAACCAGCCCCAGACTTTCAGTTGCCTGGATTCAGCTCTGAAAGCCCAAACCGTGATATCTGGCGTCTTGCTGATTTTCGTGGCCAATGGCTGGCACTGTATTTCTACCCGCGAGACTTTACTGGCGGTTGTACAATCGAGGCCAGGGGTTTTGAGAATCAGCGCCAGGCTTTTGCTGCACGTGGCTGTAAAGTTGTCGGTATCAGTGCTGATGGTGTCGATGATCATGAGTCATTTTGCAGCAGTGAATCCCTGAGTTTTCCTCTACTATCAGACGCTGGTGGTGTAGTTAGTAAACTATATGGCTCGTGGATGCCACCATTTTCAATGCGCCATACTTTCCTCATTGATCCTGATGGTATGCTGCAAGCTAGTTGGGTAGCGGTTCGCCCATCGGGCCATGCTGAGGAGGTACTAGCAAAATTAACACAACTGCAGGGCATGACAGCTATTTGA
- a CDS encoding 50S ribosomal protein L28: MSRVCQLTGARANNGMAVSHSHIRTKKLQQVNLQERRLWWAEENRWIKVRLTTRALRTIQRKGLGAYAKSLGVDLSRF; encoded by the coding sequence ATGTCACGTGTTTGCCAGCTAACCGGAGCGCGCGCGAATAATGGCATGGCTGTTAGCCACTCTCACATCCGGACCAAGAAACTACAGCAGGTTAACTTGCAGGAAAGACGCCTATGGTGGGCTGAGGAAAACCGATGGATTAAAGTCCGGCTGACGACACGTGCGCTAAGAACCATTCAAAGGAAAGGCCTTGGAGCTTATGCTAAATCCCTCGGTGTTGACCTTTCTAGATTCTGA
- a CDS encoding molecular chaperone HtpG: MTVSEQGQIQIHTENIFPIIKKAVYSSHEVFFRELVSNAADAINKRRMAAIAGDCSEGAEGLVRVTINREVKTITISDNGIGMTAGEVKRYINQVAFSSAEEFLDKYKTESDAIIGHFGLGFYSSFMVARKVELVTLSARPDATAIRWSCDGSPTFNLVEDTRKEPGTDVILHLMEEELEYLEPSRLRALTTTYCDFMPVEIQLQGEKVNRRVAPWRRNPRELNDQDYIEFYRYLHPFQGDPLLWVHLNTDYPYSLQGIVYFPRLSGRVDWEKEGIRLYCNQVYVSDSIREIVPRYLLPLRGVIDSPDIPLNVSRSALQADRRVRSIGNFIAKKIADRLRSLKEDSSKAYAEAWHSIAPFIKIGAMEDDKFADQVTDLVLFGTTAIAETDSKDLITTDNKAYTTLEGYRQRLGNNNQRILYCTDEVSQANALSLWTAQGLEVIKAETVIDSQFIPWLESRYSELQFQRVDAELDASLRDGTPELSNQDGSTDSEVVRALMKEAIADDRVTVQVQLLKGDQAPAAMILLPEQMRRMNDISALMEQRLPGLPEHHVLLINQKHQLVNCLLRLQSGSVIVGEGSSPSRALAKDVARYLYDMARLSVGGLEPNELCGFQNRSTNLVGTLMERAL; the protein is encoded by the coding sequence ATGACAGTAAGCGAGCAAGGCCAAATCCAGATTCACACTGAGAACATTTTCCCAATTATCAAGAAGGCTGTCTACTCTAGCCACGAAGTATTCTTTCGAGAGCTGGTTAGCAATGCTGCTGACGCAATTAATAAGAGGCGCATGGCTGCAATTGCTGGTGACTGCAGTGAAGGTGCGGAAGGCTTAGTTCGTGTCACGATCAACCGTGAGGTAAAGACTATCACCATTTCAGATAATGGCATTGGCATGACTGCTGGCGAAGTTAAGCGCTATATTAACCAGGTGGCATTCTCAAGTGCTGAAGAATTCCTAGATAAATATAAGACAGAATCTGATGCCATCATTGGACACTTTGGTCTTGGCTTCTACTCCAGTTTCATGGTGGCTAGAAAGGTCGAATTAGTTACCTTATCAGCGCGTCCAGATGCCACAGCAATTAGGTGGAGTTGCGATGGCTCACCAACATTCAACTTGGTAGAAGATACTCGTAAAGAGCCAGGCACGGATGTAATCCTTCACCTGATGGAGGAAGAACTAGAATACCTTGAGCCAAGCCGACTTCGGGCACTTACCACCACTTACTGTGATTTCATGCCGGTAGAAATCCAGCTACAAGGAGAGAAAGTCAACCGAAGAGTTGCACCTTGGCGTCGGAATCCACGCGAGCTTAACGACCAAGACTATATCGAATTTTACCGCTATCTTCATCCATTTCAAGGTGATCCACTGCTCTGGGTACATCTGAATACCGACTATCCATACAGCTTGCAAGGGATTGTCTACTTCCCACGTCTGAGTGGACGCGTTGATTGGGAAAAAGAGGGAATTAGACTGTATTGTAATCAGGTCTATGTGAGCGACTCAATTAGAGAGATCGTACCACGCTACCTACTGCCACTGCGTGGAGTAATCGACTCACCCGACATTCCGTTAAATGTAAGCCGCAGCGCGTTACAAGCTGATAGGCGTGTCCGTTCTATCGGAAACTTTATAGCCAAAAAGATAGCAGATCGTCTGCGTTCACTTAAAGAAGATAGCTCCAAGGCTTATGCAGAGGCATGGCACTCCATCGCTCCATTTATAAAAATTGGCGCGATGGAAGATGATAAGTTTGCCGACCAAGTGACTGACTTAGTACTATTTGGAACTACAGCAATAGCTGAAACAGATAGTAAAGATCTAATTACCACTGATAATAAAGCGTATACAACACTAGAGGGCTACCGCCAACGTCTTGGCAATAACAATCAGCGTATCTTGTACTGTACTGATGAGGTTTCACAAGCTAATGCTCTTAGCCTTTGGACAGCTCAGGGGCTAGAAGTAATTAAAGCTGAGACAGTAATTGATAGCCAGTTCATACCTTGGTTGGAAAGCCGCTACAGCGAACTTCAGTTCCAGCGTGTTGATGCTGAGCTGGATGCAAGTCTCCGGGATGGGACGCCTGAATTAAGTAACCAGGACGGTAGTACGGACAGTGAAGTAGTAAGAGCATTAATGAAGGAAGCAATTGCCGATGATCGTGTAACAGTTCAGGTACAACTACTCAAAGGTGACCAGGCACCAGCGGCAATGATTTTACTTCCAGAGCAAATGCGCCGGATGAACGACATTAGTGCTCTCATGGAGCAACGGTTGCCCGGATTACCTGAGCACCACGTACTTTTAATTAACCAGAAGCATCAATTAGTCAATTGTTTGCTGAGGTTACAATCAGGGTCTGTGATTGTGGGAGAAGGCTCTTCCCCGAGTAGAGCCTTAGCCAAAGATGTAGCCCGATATTTATATGACATGGCCCGCCTTAGTGTCGGAGGCCTTGAGCCGAACGAGCTCTGTGGCTTTCAGAACCGATCGACTAATTTGGTAGGAACCTTGATGGAGCGGGCTTTGTAG
- a CDS encoding ferredoxin family protein yields the protein MLPSGDRKTSTAANLTGLASKLLGFEKGGEYRLVPHTIVSDVCEGVSDCVDACPVACIQPGQGRNRKGTPFQWINADTCIDCGICLQICPISGAILPEERPDLQRRP from the coding sequence ATGTTGCCATCAGGCGACAGAAAGACCTCGACTGCTGCGAACTTGACTGGCTTGGCGTCTAAGCTGCTCGGATTTGAGAAAGGGGGAGAGTACAGGCTCGTGCCACACACCATTGTCTCTGACGTCTGTGAGGGAGTTAGCGACTGCGTTGATGCCTGTCCTGTTGCCTGTATTCAGCCAGGTCAGGGGCGAAACCGTAAGGGGACGCCATTCCAATGGATAAATGCTGACACTTGTATAGACTGCGGCATCTGTCTTCAGATTTGCCCTATCAGTGGTGCAATTTTGCCTGAGGAGCGCCCAGACCTACAAAGACGTCCCTAA
- a CDS encoding ATP phosphoribosyltransferase regulatory subunit — translation MALQPASGARDLNPQQVERNTRLRERLAEVYRLWGYDEVSPPRVERLDTLEAGGAIASSDIVRLVADEPLGLRPEMTASIARAACTRFAGRSRPLRLWASGTVFGSRVADEGGQRIEETLQSGVELFGVRSIGAEMELLSLLMGAVTALELQPSQQPQLLVGHTKLMNLILAPFQNVVRLSARRMLVQFDRIGLDQLDISDKERRRLLELLDYRGEPMAVLKILSERFGKQAVLEDLHRLFHHLEPLAGECGVTLQLDPTFQPHFDLYTGIVFQLVCRGTSALEVVARGGRYDGLVKRCGASGEDAAGVGFSLALDTIRELISSSPNTASGKSRRRLIAYASSVSLERALERQHHWHLRGEQAILELCPCADHNVAIRRQKDLDCCELDWLGV, via the coding sequence ATGGCCCTGCAACCAGCTTCTGGGGCTAGGGATCTCAATCCCCAGCAAGTTGAGCGCAACACGCGCCTGCGTGAGCGACTAGCAGAAGTCTATCGTTTATGGGGCTACGATGAGGTCTCACCCCCTCGGGTAGAGCGTCTAGATACGCTAGAAGCAGGCGGTGCCATAGCTAGTAGTGACATTGTCCGTCTTGTAGCGGATGAACCACTTGGTCTACGGCCAGAGATGACTGCCTCGATCGCGAGGGCTGCTTGTACTCGTTTTGCTGGTCGTAGCCGGCCTCTTCGGCTTTGGGCTAGTGGCACTGTCTTTGGAAGTCGTGTAGCTGATGAAGGTGGTCAGCGCATCGAGGAGACATTACAGAGTGGTGTCGAGCTTTTCGGAGTTCGCAGCATCGGAGCCGAGATGGAGTTGCTTTCACTTTTGATGGGAGCAGTCACAGCCTTGGAGTTACAACCAAGTCAACAGCCTCAACTCCTGGTAGGACACACAAAATTAATGAATTTAATCCTCGCTCCCTTCCAGAATGTAGTGCGACTGTCTGCACGCCGCATGTTGGTCCAGTTTGATAGAATTGGTCTAGATCAGTTGGATATTAGCGACAAAGAGCGCCGAAGATTATTGGAACTGCTAGACTACCGAGGAGAACCAATGGCAGTTTTAAAAATCCTCTCGGAGCGATTTGGCAAGCAGGCAGTGCTCGAAGACCTGCACCGTCTGTTCCACCACCTTGAGCCGCTTGCTGGAGAGTGTGGCGTAACACTTCAGCTAGATCCAACCTTCCAGCCCCACTTTGATTTGTACACAGGGATTGTGTTTCAGCTGGTATGCCGGGGCACTTCCGCGCTAGAAGTTGTAGCCCGCGGAGGCCGCTATGATGGATTAGTGAAGCGTTGTGGAGCTTCTGGCGAGGATGCAGCTGGCGTTGGCTTCAGCCTTGCCCTCGATACGATTCGCGAGCTCATAAGCAGCAGCCCTAACACGGCAAGTGGTAAAAGTAGGAGGAGACTAATAGCTTACGCATCATCCGTATCGTTAGAGCGAGCGCTCGAGCGGCAACACCACTGGCATCTCCGCGGTGAACAAGCAATACTCGAATTGTGTCCATGCGCAGACCACAATGTTGCCATCAGGCGACAGAAAGACCTCGACTGCTGCGAACTTGACTGGCTTGGCGTCTAA
- a CDS encoding inositol monophosphatase has translation MTERHICVANANKAGLLANELTRLSAVARRAASAGGEELMRHYGQLEMVNNKGQAGDLVTSADLAAERAVLELLSAATPEIGILAEESGMQQGDTELCWCVDPLDGTTNFAHGYPFFACSVGLTWKNRPVLGAVAVPFLKELFWASPGEGAFCNNQPIQISFCTSLLDSLLVTGFAYDRHTRLENNYAEFCWLTHRTRGVRRGGAAAVDLAFVAAGRLDGYWEHGLSAWDLAAGVALVDIAGGTITSLDGSTFDLGEGCIVAGSAPLHRCLLNELHQVIPLPGKTFGAPELDSMGS, from the coding sequence ATGACAGAGAGGCATATATGTGTTGCAAATGCCAACAAGGCAGGGTTGCTAGCCAATGAGTTGACTAGGCTCTCCGCAGTTGCTCGACGAGCAGCATCTGCAGGCGGTGAAGAGCTAATGCGGCATTATGGGCAGCTTGAGATGGTCAATAACAAGGGACAAGCTGGTGATCTAGTAACCAGTGCTGATCTTGCAGCCGAGCGAGCCGTGCTCGAGTTACTAAGCGCAGCAACTCCAGAAATTGGGATTCTTGCTGAGGAAAGTGGCATGCAACAGGGTGACACTGAGTTGTGTTGGTGTGTCGATCCGCTGGATGGTACCACCAACTTCGCACACGGCTATCCTTTCTTCGCCTGCTCGGTTGGTCTGACTTGGAAAAATAGACCAGTGCTAGGAGCAGTAGCTGTGCCGTTTCTCAAAGAGCTTTTTTGGGCATCACCGGGAGAGGGTGCCTTTTGCAACAACCAGCCGATACAGATCTCTTTCTGTACCTCTTTACTGGATTCTCTATTGGTTACTGGCTTTGCCTACGATCGCCATACACGCCTGGAGAATAACTATGCTGAGTTCTGCTGGCTGACACACAGAACGCGTGGAGTTCGCCGTGGTGGTGCAGCTGCAGTCGATTTGGCATTTGTCGCTGCCGGCAGGCTTGACGGCTACTGGGAACATGGTCTATCAGCGTGGGATTTGGCAGCTGGGGTTGCCTTGGTGGATATTGCAGGAGGCACAATCACTAGCCTTGACGGCTCAACCTTTGACCTGGGTGAAGGTTGCATTGTGGCTGGATCGGCACCACTACATAGATGCCTACTAAATGAGCTCCATCAGGTCATACCACTTCCCGGTAAGACTTTTGGTGCACCTGAGTTGGACTCCATGGGATCCTAG